In Onychostoma macrolepis isolate SWU-2019 chromosome 14, ASM1243209v1, whole genome shotgun sequence, a single window of DNA contains:
- the LOC131553658 gene encoding metal cation symporter ZIP8 isoform X2 encodes MAGIPKSFTHVFIGFLITVISGLRASSLQQVFVKDIVAVYGENGSLDLNGINSLLETIVQDKLDSNIPLRAQCVSGEDILVHYGLQNISHLTEEHLVTVCPALLNQAVLPPCSTEPPVHSDIDLRVWGFGFLAVTIINLASLLGLTLIPVTKKPYFPKVLTYFIGLAVGTLFSNAALQLIPEAFGFDPKADGYVFQAVGIFGGFYALYITEKILRIVLKAEHEGHGHSHFQPSEGVQQNGAINTVDADFNYASSDKASITSDPPGEQGCCRWLRGRRLASVKTVAWMISLSDALHNFIDGLAIGASFTVSILSGFSTSIAIVCEEFPHELGDFIILLNAGLSVPQAVFFNLLSAMSCYVGLVLGILLGSAFAPSIIFAFAGGMFLYIALADMLPEMNMIASEQVQSMKADIIFFAIQNAGILTGFAMILLITLYGGNISLG; translated from the exons ATGGCAGGCATTCCCAAATCTTTCACTCATGTGTTCATAGGCTTTCTAATAACTGTAATCTCAGGATTAAGAGCCAGCTCTCTGCAGCAGGTTTTCGTGAAGGATATAGTGGCTGTTTACGGAGAAAACGGTTCACTGGATCTCAATGGCATTAACAGTTTATTGGAGACAATTGTGCAAGACAAATTGGATTCGAACATTCCTCTGCGTGCTCAG TGTGTGTCCGGAGAAGATATTCTGGTTCACTATGGGCTTCAGAACATCTCTCATCTGACAGAGGAACATCTGGTCACTGTCTGCCCGGCTCTGCTCAACCAAGCTGTACTGCCACCCTGTTCAACTGAACCTCCAGTACACAGTGACATTGATCTGCGTG TATGGGGATTTGGTTTCTTGGCTGTTACCATCATTAATCTGGCCTCACTGCTGGGTCTGACTCTCATTCCCGTAACTAAAAAGCCCTACTTTCCCAAAGTGCTCACCTACTTCATTGGTCTAGCTGTTGGCACACTCTTCTCCAATGCTGCTCTCCAACTTATACCTGAG GCCTTTGGGTTTGACCCAAAAGCAGACGGTTACGTTTTCCAAGCTGTTGGGATCTTTGGTGGATTCTATGCGCTGTACATCACTGAAAAAATCCTGAGGATAGTCCTGAAAGCAGAACATGAG GGCCACGGACACAGTCACTTCCAGCCCTCAGAGGGGGTCCAACAGAACGGCGCCATCAATACAGTGGACGCTGACTTCAACTATGCCAGTAGCGACAAAGCAAGCATAACCTCTGACCCTCCAGGGGAGCAG GGGTGCTGCAGATGGCTCAGAGGAAGACGGCTGGCCagtgtgaagacagtggcatggATGATTTCCCTCAGCGATGCTCTCCACAACTTCATAGACGGACTGGCCATCGGCGCTTCGTTCACCGTATCTATTCTCAGCGGCTTTAGCACTTCTATCGCTATCGTCTGTGAGGAATTCCCTCATGAGCTGG GTGACTTCATTATCCTGCTGAACGCAGGGTTGAGCGTTCCACAGGCCGTCTTCTTCAACCTGCTGTCTGCTATGTCCTGCTACGTGGGCCTGGTCCTGGGCATCTTGTTGGGTAGCGCTTTTGCCCCCAGCATCATCTTTGCCTTTGCTGGTGGCATGTTCCTTTACATTGCCTTGGCTGATATG CTGCCTGAAATGAACATGATTGCCAGTGAACAAGTGCAGAGCATGAAGGCCGATATCATTTTTTTTGCCATCCAGAACGCAGGAATTCTGACAGGATTTGCCATGATTCTTCTTATCACATTGTATGGTGGGAACATTAGCCTGGGCTGA
- the LOC131553658 gene encoding metal cation symporter ZIP8 isoform X1 — MAGIPKSFTHVFIGFLITVISGLRASSLQQVFVKDIVAVYGENGSLDLNGINSLLETIVQDKLDSNIPLRAQCVSGEDILVHYGLQNISHLTEEHLVTVCPALLNQAVLPPCSTEPPVHSDIDLRVWGFGFLAVTIINLASLLGLTLIPVTKKPYFPKVLTYFIGLAVGTLFSNAALQLIPEAFGFDPKADGYVFQAVGIFGGFYALYITEKILRIVLKAEHEQGHGHSHFQPSEGVQQNGAINTVDADFNYASSDKASITSDPPGEQGCCRWLRGRRLASVKTVAWMISLSDALHNFIDGLAIGASFTVSILSGFSTSIAIVCEEFPHELGDFIILLNAGLSVPQAVFFNLLSAMSCYVGLVLGILLGSAFAPSIIFAFAGGMFLYIALADMLPEMNMIASEQVQSMKADIIFFAIQNAGILTGFAMILLITLYGGNISLG, encoded by the exons ATGGCAGGCATTCCCAAATCTTTCACTCATGTGTTCATAGGCTTTCTAATAACTGTAATCTCAGGATTAAGAGCCAGCTCTCTGCAGCAGGTTTTCGTGAAGGATATAGTGGCTGTTTACGGAGAAAACGGTTCACTGGATCTCAATGGCATTAACAGTTTATTGGAGACAATTGTGCAAGACAAATTGGATTCGAACATTCCTCTGCGTGCTCAG TGTGTGTCCGGAGAAGATATTCTGGTTCACTATGGGCTTCAGAACATCTCTCATCTGACAGAGGAACATCTGGTCACTGTCTGCCCGGCTCTGCTCAACCAAGCTGTACTGCCACCCTGTTCAACTGAACCTCCAGTACACAGTGACATTGATCTGCGTG TATGGGGATTTGGTTTCTTGGCTGTTACCATCATTAATCTGGCCTCACTGCTGGGTCTGACTCTCATTCCCGTAACTAAAAAGCCCTACTTTCCCAAAGTGCTCACCTACTTCATTGGTCTAGCTGTTGGCACACTCTTCTCCAATGCTGCTCTCCAACTTATACCTGAG GCCTTTGGGTTTGACCCAAAAGCAGACGGTTACGTTTTCCAAGCTGTTGGGATCTTTGGTGGATTCTATGCGCTGTACATCACTGAAAAAATCCTGAGGATAGTCCTGAAAGCAGAACATGAG CAGGGCCACGGACACAGTCACTTCCAGCCCTCAGAGGGGGTCCAACAGAACGGCGCCATCAATACAGTGGACGCTGACTTCAACTATGCCAGTAGCGACAAAGCAAGCATAACCTCTGACCCTCCAGGGGAGCAG GGGTGCTGCAGATGGCTCAGAGGAAGACGGCTGGCCagtgtgaagacagtggcatggATGATTTCCCTCAGCGATGCTCTCCACAACTTCATAGACGGACTGGCCATCGGCGCTTCGTTCACCGTATCTATTCTCAGCGGCTTTAGCACTTCTATCGCTATCGTCTGTGAGGAATTCCCTCATGAGCTGG GTGACTTCATTATCCTGCTGAACGCAGGGTTGAGCGTTCCACAGGCCGTCTTCTTCAACCTGCTGTCTGCTATGTCCTGCTACGTGGGCCTGGTCCTGGGCATCTTGTTGGGTAGCGCTTTTGCCCCCAGCATCATCTTTGCCTTTGCTGGTGGCATGTTCCTTTACATTGCCTTGGCTGATATG CTGCCTGAAATGAACATGATTGCCAGTGAACAAGTGCAGAGCATGAAGGCCGATATCATTTTTTTTGCCATCCAGAACGCAGGAATTCTGACAGGATTTGCCATGATTCTTCTTATCACATTGTATGGTGGGAACATTAGCCTGGGCTGA